GCAGTGAGCCTCCAACAGAAGGTGAGGGTTTCCGATGCGCCTGCGCAAGATGCATTCACCGACTCTTGACTGAGCAAAAAGTTCCTAGCGGCTTCCCACAGAGTCTCCCTGGGTGATGGAGACGGCTGGTGAATATTATGTTTGCTCACATGCAGGAATCGATGATAGAAAAGACAACCGTTTGGAGGAGATTCAGCTCGGTTCGTTCTTACACCAAAAATGCTTCAGTATCAACACCGCGTGGTGATCCCATCGTTTGCCACTCGAGGCGGTTGTAGGGTGTCCGCTGAATATTTTGCTTAACATACACACGAATGCAAGCACAGCTACGGGTGTGCGTCGAGGCCGTCATCTATCGGCTGTGGGGGCGCGTAACGCAAGGCTGAGGCACACAGTGTACACAGCTGTGCGCAGGCATGCTGTGACGTGCAGAAACAAAGGCTAAAGAGCTCTGATCACTTTGCGCAAACGTGTTTGCAGTATGTGAAGTGGAGCTTCCCGCGGAGGAGCACACAACGCCAACACGCGACCTAGCGGCTGCGCATCCGGCGCCGTCCCCTCCTGGCCCTGAGTTGAGGGTGCGGAAACAGTGGGTGAGTTAACTTTGCGAggtcgtttttttctggaagAATGAGATCTTGATTCGGTTGTCATCCCGGAATCGAGCGACGCATATGCGCTCGACAAAGTGATGCGGCCGACAGTGTATCCTTCCATCCACAGAAGTAGCGTGCCATGTGCCCGCCACCTTGAGCTGAGCAGTCAAGAGAATTGATGACCCAGTCGAGCTCGTAGAAGTTCGGATCGTTGGACATCTAAGATTTCTTCAGGGAGTTCTACGCGTGTGCTTGTCCCAAGTACTTAACCAGGTATTTTTCTGAGTCGTTCAGGGCAGTAATAGTATCTCCTTTGTGTTTCCAGCGTTGGACAGACCATCGTTGCGCGGGTACGTATTTTTCCTAATCCATGAAAGTTTTTCGTGCCACGTCGTGGCTGGCCCTCCTCGGTAACGTATCCGGGACCATACAGTAAGGGACGATTCGTTTTTGAAAAGTGCTACGAGCAGCGTGGGGCCAGCTTCGATGTTGAGCATCAGCGACAAAAGCCAGTCTTAATTCCGGTACAGAACACGTGTGCGCGAAAACTGACGTAGGTGCTGTCGGAGAACGTCAAGTTCCGTCAAGATCGCAAGAGTCCAGAAGTACTCAACAAGGCCAAAGAAATTTCGGTTCGGTTTGGATTGCCGAAGGACGTTTGCTTGCGACTGGGTCTGCTTTTTCAGTTTCGCGACACGAAGCGTGGTACGCTGTAGACCTATTTTCATCAGAACGTCTCTTTTCGACACTCGAACGATGGCTGACTTCCTCTTGAACAATTTGAGGGAATGCTGGTAGAgttcgcgttctctgtctttgtttGCGTGTGTCACTGCAGTGAAATAATGATCGATATCATACGTTGGTTGCTTGTGTATTGTGTGATGTATGGCAGGGGAGGATATGCTCACCGTTTATCTGACAGCGCTACAACGACTGAAGCAGTAGGGAGGCGGGATAAAGACATCGATATCGCTGAGAGTTCGCTTCCGTGTCAAACCTGAAGTGAATTAAGGATTTATTATTAGTTGACTGACGCATGTGACCAAACCACTCCAAGAACACCAACGTTAGTATTCCTGTGATGCTCGCTGTATATTCGTAGGTGTGATCTCCCGATTGAGCAGCTGATGTCAAGGATGTActgcctgtgtctccttttggCCGAAGATATCCAGAAGAGGCTGCATAGTGTTGTGCGCACCACTTTACGCTGCCTGTGTCCTGATGCTCTGTAGGGGATTCGACTGCGCTAAATTGGCGAAGCGCTCTCTCAAAGTGAAAAAGAAGTTTCTGAAAATTGACCCAAAGACTCGGACACTGTACATTAAAGGCCTTGGTCCTAGTAAGGAGCAAGAGACAGTTTAACCGCTCTCGGATGAGTGTGCAGAAACTCAAAGGCAGAACGTGGTTCGATGTGTGTTGTTTATTGCGTGGACAACGGTGCGTGTTGCTTTGGCAATCAAAAGGGTACACGGGACGAATCAGCCAAGAAATGGTGGAAAATCAAAGATTTTTGCAAACTGTCTTCCTTCAGTACACACCGAAAGAATGAATGCGCTTAACATAATGACTTTTACAATGTTGTGTATGCGATCCTTCAGACGTTTGGTTGTGCCATTTAGTAAGTCTCCTATGTAGCATGGTTCGCAAAAGAAGATGTGTGTGCGTGCTTGCAGTATTCAGGAAAACGACTGCTCTGGATCTGCGCGCAGTCCAGGACGTATATGCGGGCACGTCGGAGTCACCCGAGTTTCAGGAGGTTAACCGGAGAATCAAAACATGTAGGGAGGTTtgagcatgcatgcgttttttgaGGCGCAGCTTCAGAAAGACCTACTACAATGGATGCTGCTCAGCGCCACCAAATGAGATTTAGTGGTGTGCTTTCTGGATAAAGGATGCTGCAGTCATATCATTGTATGATGTGCACTGTTGATCTGTTTGCTGTTTCGCAGTGGGCCATCGCCTAGAAGAAAACCGGTGCTGCGTCGTCAAGACGGAAGTGCGCACGTACAGCTTGATTTTGAACTCCGCCTGTGACACGGATGACTTGTTCGCGACCGTCGATCTGCTGAAGGGGAACCATGGACCAGCAGTTTGGCGAGAAGACAATAGAGCAGCTGAAAATGTTTTTCGAGTAGAAGGGGCTATGGATATGAGTTTGTAACTGCGAAGCAGATTCCAGAATGATTGTGTATGCAGTTTCTTTCTAAGGCCTGTGTCCCACGTGCTGTCGTACAAGCGTTTCGTGTTCCGAGAAAACTCCACC
This Toxoplasma gondii ME49 chromosome VIII, whole genome shotgun sequence DNA region includes the following protein-coding sequences:
- a CDS encoding hypothetical protein (encoded by transcript TGME49_274050), which codes for MSFTEKLQQRRKIQEDTAKVFEDYGKKKQIFKTGKSRLLREDCEKQLRELNNVGSEPPTEVCEVELPAEEHTTPTRDLAAAHPAPSPPGPELRVRKQWVLSENVKFRQDRKSPEVLNKAKEISVRFGLPKDVCLRLGLLFQFRDTKRGEDMLTVYLTALQRLKQGFDCAKLAKRSLKVKKKFLKIDPKTRTLYIKGLGPIFRKTTALDLRAVQDVYAGTSESPEFQEVNRRIKTLGHRLEENRCCVVKTEVRTYSLILNSACDTDDLFATVDLLKGNHGPAVWREDNRAAENVFRVEGAMDMSL